From Chryseobacterium shandongense, the proteins below share one genomic window:
- a CDS encoding type IA DNA topoisomerase produces MKTIIAEKPSVAREIAGLVGASDKKDGYLTGNGYFVTWAFGHLIGLGMPEDYGISGFDKASLPILPNPFLLTVRKVKKDKGYIADTGALKQLKVIEQLFKQSNSIIVATDAGREGELIFRYIYEYLKCNKPFERLWISSLTEKAIKQGFDNLKDGAAFDGLYQAAQGRSRADWLVGINATQALSIAAGNGIYSLGRVQTPTLALICKRYLDNKNFTVKKYWQIQLTHNKAQVDFKSISATKWDEKQLADDTLKAIQRGATATVTSVETKSVTEQPPLLFDLTGLQKEANKRLKLSAEATLNIAQSLYEKKFITYPRTGSKYIPEDMWAEISNLVRALQNREDCKQALTKIKWGRFNKRIVNDLRVTDHHGLLITDKVPSVLNADENKIYNMIALRLLEAISQACVKEITDVSLQVLHYDFAAKGCKIQEAGWRSIKGSFTDDGEEPVQELPELHKGDELAIKEAAVLEKQTKPPVLYTEAGLLSAMETAGKEIENEEERKALKNIGIGTPATRAAIIETLFTRNYIQRDKRSLIPTEKGLQVYGLVKDRKIADVAMTAEWELALQKIENNEANAGTFQKEMETYAKSITDELLQTSIASTNQPKLTCTKCKSQQLIIRDKIVKCPDEACNWVQFRIVCGVQISIENVTSLVNKGKTSLIKGMTSKAGKKFDAYIILKENAESSFEFEKNKSSKRNGK; encoded by the coding sequence ATGAAAACAATTATTGCAGAAAAACCAAGCGTAGCAAGGGAAATAGCCGGACTTGTGGGAGCATCCGATAAAAAGGACGGCTACCTGACAGGTAACGGCTATTTTGTTACGTGGGCATTCGGTCATTTAATAGGACTGGGAATGCCCGAAGATTATGGCATTTCGGGATTTGATAAAGCCTCCCTACCGATATTGCCCAACCCGTTTTTATTGACCGTCCGTAAGGTCAAAAAAGACAAAGGGTACATCGCCGATACTGGCGCATTAAAGCAACTGAAAGTTATTGAGCAGCTTTTTAAACAAAGCAACAGCATCATCGTTGCTACCGATGCAGGTCGTGAGGGTGAACTCATTTTTAGGTACATTTATGAATACCTGAAATGCAACAAGCCTTTTGAACGCCTTTGGATAAGTTCACTTACCGAAAAGGCAATAAAGCAGGGCTTCGATAACCTGAAAGACGGGGCAGCATTTGACGGACTGTATCAGGCAGCGCAAGGCAGAAGCCGTGCCGACTGGCTTGTAGGCATCAATGCTACGCAGGCATTGAGCATTGCCGCAGGTAATGGTATCTATTCTCTCGGAAGAGTACAAACACCTACACTGGCTTTGATATGCAAACGCTACCTCGACAATAAGAATTTCACGGTAAAGAAATACTGGCAAATACAATTAACGCACAACAAAGCCCAGGTTGATTTCAAAAGCATTTCCGCAACCAAATGGGACGAAAAGCAGCTTGCCGATGATACTCTTAAAGCTATTCAGCGTGGTGCAACGGCAACCGTTACATCGGTAGAAACCAAAAGCGTTACAGAGCAACCGCCCTTGCTTTTCGACCTGACAGGCTTACAAAAAGAAGCCAACAAAAGGCTGAAATTATCTGCTGAAGCAACACTTAATATCGCACAAAGCCTGTACGAAAAGAAGTTCATCACGTACCCACGTACCGGAAGCAAATATATTCCTGAAGATATGTGGGCGGAAATTTCCAACCTCGTGCGGGCATTGCAGAACCGTGAGGATTGCAAGCAAGCCCTTACCAAAATCAAATGGGGGCGGTTCAACAAACGTATCGTGAATGACCTCCGTGTAACGGACCATCACGGTTTGTTGATTACGGACAAAGTGCCGTCGGTACTCAATGCAGACGAAAACAAGATTTACAATATGATTGCGCTTCGCTTGCTAGAAGCCATATCGCAAGCCTGTGTAAAGGAAATAACCGATGTATCATTACAGGTATTGCATTACGATTTTGCGGCAAAAGGCTGTAAAATTCAGGAAGCGGGTTGGCGTTCCATCAAAGGAAGTTTTACCGATGATGGCGAAGAGCCAGTGCAGGAATTACCTGAACTGCATAAAGGCGACGAGCTTGCCATCAAGGAAGCCGCCGTTTTGGAAAAGCAGACCAAACCGCCAGTGCTTTACACCGAAGCCGGGCTTTTGTCGGCTATGGAAACCGCAGGAAAAGAAATCGAGAATGAGGAAGAGCGCAAAGCTCTCAAAAATATCGGTATCGGTACTCCTGCAACAAGAGCCGCCATTATCGAAACCCTGTTTACCCGCAATTATATCCAACGGGATAAACGTTCATTAATCCCTACGGAAAAAGGATTGCAGGTGTACGGGCTTGTCAAAGACCGAAAAATTGCGGATGTAGCAATGACCGCCGAATGGGAATTGGCATTGCAGAAAATCGAGAACAATGAAGCGAATGCAGGAACATTCCAAAAGGAAATGGAAACCTATGCCAAATCCATTACCGATGAACTGCTACAAACCTCTATTGCAAGCACCAATCAGCCGAAACTGACCTGCACGAAATGCAAAAGTCAGCAACTCATTATCCGTGACAAAATTGTGAAATGCCCTGATGAGGCTTGTAACTGGGTGCAGTTCCGTATCGTCTGCGGTGTGCAAATCAGTATCGAAAATGTAACAAGCCTTGTCAATAAAGGCAAAACCTCATTAATTAAAGGGATGACAAGCAAAGCCGGAAAGAAATTCGATGCTTATATCATTCTGAAAGAAAATGCCGAAAGCTCTTTTGAGTTTGAGAAAAACAAAAGCAGTAAACGCAATGGAAAATAA
- a CDS encoding ORF6N domain-containing protein, translating into MENKPSIVPKEIRNLIYTIRGKQVMLDSDLAALYQVETKNLNKAVKRNIERFPVSFCFQLTEEEVENLRFQIGTSSLNYGGRRYLPYVFTEQGVAMASAILRSDIAVKMSVEIMEAFVEMRRMLISNASLFHRLDNIELKQLEADQKFEELFKALESDKLHSEKGIFYSGQVFDAYAFVSDIIRSAKSSIILLDNYVDDTVLTLLGKRNNDVTAKILTKSISNQLRLDLQRYNSQYPPIEIEIFSDTHDRFLIIDDMELYHIGASLKDLGKKWFAFSRMDIEVGRMLQILNKP; encoded by the coding sequence ATGGAAAATAAACCATCAATCGTACCCAAAGAAATAAGAAACCTGATTTATACCATTCGGGGCAAACAGGTAATGTTAGATAGCGACCTCGCTGCTTTATATCAAGTAGAAACAAAGAACCTGAACAAAGCCGTTAAAAGAAATATTGAACGATTTCCTGTATCATTCTGCTTTCAACTGACCGAAGAGGAAGTTGAAAACTTGAGGTTCCAAATTGGAACCTCAAGTTTAAACTACGGCGGCAGACGTTATTTGCCCTATGTTTTTACCGAACAAGGCGTTGCAATGGCATCTGCGATACTTCGTTCTGATATAGCCGTTAAAATGAGTGTTGAAATAATGGAAGCCTTTGTAGAAATGCGGCGTATGCTTATCAGCAACGCTTCTTTGTTTCATCGTTTGGATAATATCGAATTAAAGCAACTGGAAGCCGACCAAAAATTTGAAGAGCTATTTAAGGCTTTGGAAAGCGACAAGCTCCATAGCGAAAAAGGTATTTTTTACAGCGGGCAGGTGTTCGATGCCTACGCCTTTGTTTCCGATATTATCCGAAGTGCCAAAAGCTCTATTATCCTGCTTGATAATTATGTGGACGATACGGTGCTAACCTTGTTGGGCAAGCGAAACAATGATGTCACCGCTAAAATCCTTACCAAAAGTATCAGCAATCAATTACGGTTAGATTTACAACGCTACAATAGCCAATATCCACCGATTGAAATTGAGATTTTCTCCGATACCCACGACCGATTTTTAATTATAGATGATATGGAACTCTACCACATCGGGGCATCACTCAAAGACCTGGGCAAAAAATGGTTTGCCTTTTCGAGAATGGATATTGAGGTCGGCAGGATGCTTCAAATCTTGAATAAGCCATAA
- a CDS encoding DUF3945 domain-containing protein produces the protein MSEETTNKQEMPEQLSDILLVLDKEKMKIQAVKSIDENGKMETVDPTKKNQNQFMRVDKSGDFFSNFFSNFFSQLKNPTNFTFFKVPAPVAAEKAEELQKHVDKPTPKGEKVLKEHEVKAEPQQDKKQENQNNMATAQTTTEASEYRYKPEQIDWDTMKNLGLSKEYLEKRNLLDPLLRGYKTNELLPIGINLGGSILRTDARLSLQQGEDGNVIVAIHGIKKEPNLHFEFFGHKFTDEDKKNLLETGNMGRVVNLVNSKTGDLMPSIISIDRLTNDVIALRTEFIKIPDEIKGVKLNDEQKQTLMEGKPLYLEGMISSKGTEFSATVQFNADKRYVEFLFDRSNNNQQAQTNQQNTQQSNQQSQPQEAPRTFRGKELDDEQYNKFKAGQTIYVELKDKKDQPYKGYITFDKDTGKTNFEFPGQYKARVEPAETHKTQTAVNSEGKTNEATKNVQEPLKSGQQRPKNEKQQEQQDNKPAKSKGRKM, from the coding sequence ATGAGTGAAGAAACAACAAATAAACAGGAAATGCCCGAACAGCTTTCGGACATATTACTTGTACTGGATAAAGAGAAAATGAAAATCCAGGCAGTAAAAAGTATCGACGAAAACGGAAAAATGGAAACCGTTGACCCTACGAAAAAAAATCAAAACCAGTTTATGCGTGTGGATAAAAGCGGCGATTTCTTTTCCAACTTCTTTTCCAATTTTTTCAGCCAGTTAAAGAACCCTACAAACTTTACTTTCTTCAAAGTGCCTGCCCCGGTTGCTGCTGAAAAAGCAGAGGAATTACAAAAGCACGTAGATAAGCCCACTCCAAAAGGCGAAAAAGTGCTGAAAGAACACGAAGTGAAAGCTGAACCCCAACAGGATAAAAAACAAGAAAATCAAAATAATATGGCAACAGCACAAACAACAACGGAGGCAAGCGAATACCGCTACAAGCCGGAGCAGATTGATTGGGACACAATGAAAAACCTCGGATTAAGCAAAGAGTATCTTGAAAAAAGAAACCTGCTCGACCCTTTGTTACGAGGTTACAAAACCAATGAGCTTTTACCGATAGGTATTAACCTCGGTGGTTCTATCCTCCGCACGGATGCCCGCCTGTCTTTACAGCAAGGCGAAGACGGCAATGTTATCGTGGCAATACACGGTATCAAGAAAGAACCTAACCTGCACTTTGAGTTTTTCGGTCACAAGTTTACGGATGAAGACAAAAAGAACCTGCTCGAAACGGGCAATATGGGGCGTGTCGTCAATTTGGTAAATTCCAAAACAGGCGACCTGATGCCGTCCATTATCAGTATCGACAGGCTGACGAATGATGTCATTGCACTGCGCACGGAGTTTATAAAAATTCCCGATGAAATTAAGGGTGTAAAGCTGAATGACGAACAAAAACAAACGCTGATGGAGGGCAAACCACTCTATTTAGAGGGTATGATTTCCTCGAAAGGAACTGAGTTTTCAGCAACGGTACAATTCAATGCTGACAAACGATACGTTGAGTTCCTGTTTGACAGAAGCAATAACAATCAGCAAGCGCAAACGAACCAACAGAACACCCAACAAAGCAATCAGCAAAGCCAACCCCAGGAAGCTCCAAGAACTTTCAGGGGTAAAGAACTGGATGATGAGCAGTACAATAAGTTCAAAGCTGGACAAACTATATACGTTGAACTGAAAGACAAAAAAGACCAACCGTATAAGGGTTATATCACTTTCGACAAAGATACCGGAAAGACCAATTTTGAGTTTCCCGGTCAGTATAAAGCACGGGTAGAACCTGCCGAAACTCATAAAACGCAAACTGCCGTCAATTCGGAGGGCAAAACCAACGAAGCGACCAAGAACGTCCAAGAGCCTTTGAAATCCGGGCAGCAAAGACCAAAAAACGAGAAACAGCAGGAGCAACAGGACAACAAGCCTGCAAAATCAAAAGGCAGAAAAATGTAG
- a CDS encoding ArsR/SmtB family transcription factor, producing the protein MDNTSCIRQQADIKQINRCKERVSELHGSFDYLSNGLELAGNNVRLKILFLIYEEKRLCVCDLSDILGMTISAISQHLRKLKDRKLIETEREAQTIFYSLTKEYEKMLEPFFKILDDNKILETI; encoded by the coding sequence ATGGATAATACTTCGTGCATAAGACAACAAGCAGACATTAAACAAATTAATCGCTGTAAAGAACGGGTTTCAGAACTCCACGGTTCGTTTGATTATTTGTCTAACGGACTGGAGTTGGCGGGAAACAATGTAAGACTGAAAATCCTGTTTCTGATTTATGAAGAAAAACGACTTTGTGTTTGTGATTTAAGCGATATTCTCGGTATGACAATTTCTGCAATTTCTCAGCATTTACGAAAACTCAAAGACCGTAAACTAATTGAAACGGAAAGAGAGGCGCAAACCATTTTTTACTCGTTGACAAAAGAGTATGAGAAAATGTTGGAACCATTTTTTAAAATACTTGACGATAACAAAATTTTAGAAACAATATGA
- the merTP gene encoding mercuric transport protein MerTP — MKTDNKLIGTGLLTAIAASLCCITPVLALIAGTSGLASTFSWLEPFRPYFIGLTILVLAFAWYQKLKPQKKIDCNCETTEKSNFMKTKSFLGIITVMAALLLSFPLYAHIFFPKTESKAIITQTSKIQKVEFTIKGMTCSGCEHHVKTEVSKLKGIVEVVVSYEKGNAIVKFDNKQTSIIEIEKAINSTGYKSLKSKIIS; from the coding sequence ATGAAAACGGACAACAAACTAATTGGGACTGGACTTTTGACAGCAATAGCAGCTTCATTATGTTGCATTACACCTGTTTTGGCTCTCATAGCAGGAACAAGTGGACTTGCTTCAACTTTCTCTTGGCTCGAACCTTTTCGTCCATATTTTATCGGGTTAACTATTTTAGTGCTTGCTTTTGCTTGGTATCAAAAATTGAAACCGCAAAAGAAAATTGACTGCAACTGTGAAACAACTGAAAAATCAAACTTTATGAAAACAAAATCATTTTTAGGAATTATTACCGTTATGGCGGCTTTACTTTTATCATTTCCGCTTTATGCCCACATCTTTTTTCCAAAGACCGAAAGTAAAGCAATTATTACCCAAACTTCCAAAATTCAAAAAGTTGAGTTTACAATCAAAGGAATGACTTGTTCAGGTTGCGAACATCACGTTAAAACGGAAGTTAGTAAACTAAAAGGAATTGTGGAAGTTGTGGTTTCTTATGAGAAAGGCAACGCAATTGTTAAGTTTGACAATAAACAAACAAGTATTATAGAAATTGAAAAAGCTATCAATTCGACAGGTTATAAATCACTAAAAAGTAAAATTATATCATAA
- a CDS encoding RteC domain-containing protein has product MEIVLNKILSEIQHKEDKLSSQMLQTADEAYQMTLFLKEMLFTIKMKVLQKGFKDEQQEINFFKNIKPQILGKLIYYNKVFRIETTCPVSTGRIHQSYFENQLKILKCEYKESISNEDFYRYYRAGRTDRDHNYFRLGKVNYHDGLKSAVFEIDLSFSTYYDNKVAPIIANELLYTFLLTKINPEKNPDAILINADANKDISWTNSQNALIELIYALYVSNSITHGKIGIRKLALIFQILFRTPLNDIHHSFHRMKTRAGSRTAFLDQLKISLEEYMDKDL; this is encoded by the coding sequence ATGGAAATCGTGTTGAACAAAATATTATCGGAAATTCAGCATAAGGAAGACAAGTTATCTTCTCAAATGCTGCAAACTGCGGATGAGGCTTACCAAATGACCTTATTCCTAAAGGAAATGCTGTTTACCATAAAGATGAAAGTCTTACAAAAGGGGTTTAAGGACGAACAGCAGGAAATCAATTTTTTCAAGAACATTAAACCGCAGATTTTAGGAAAACTCATTTATTACAATAAAGTATTCCGTATTGAAACTACCTGCCCTGTGAGTACCGGGAGAATACACCAAAGTTATTTTGAAAACCAACTTAAAATCCTAAAATGCGAATATAAGGAAAGCATATCCAATGAAGACTTTTACAGGTACTACCGTGCAGGCAGAACAGACCGTGACCATAATTATTTCAGGCTCGGAAAAGTCAATTACCACGATGGTTTAAAGAGTGCTGTATTTGAAATTGACCTTAGCTTTTCAACCTACTACGATAACAAAGTTGCCCCTATTATAGCCAATGAATTACTCTATACTTTTTTGCTTACCAAAATAAACCCTGAAAAAAATCCCGATGCAATTTTAATAAATGCAGATGCAAACAAGGATATTTCGTGGACTAATTCACAAAACGCACTTATTGAATTGATTTACGCCCTATATGTTTCTAATTCTATCACACACGGTAAAATAGGCATCAGAAAATTAGCATTGATTTTTCAAATCTTATTCCGAACGCCCTTAAACGATATACATCATTCTTTCCACCGAATGAAAACAAGAGCAGGCTCCCGAACCGCGTTTTTAGACCAACTCAAAATTTCCCTCGAAGAATATATGGATAAAGACCTTTAG
- a CDS encoding GDCCVxC domain-containing (seleno)protein, which yields MEIKLQSIITCPNCGYKKEETMPTDACQYFYECENCKTRLKPLQGDCCVYCSYGTVKCPPIQAGDSCCK from the coding sequence ATGGAAATTAAATTACAATCAATTATAACTTGCCCAAATTGCGGATACAAAAAAGAGGAAACAATGCCAACAGATGCTTGCCAATATTTTTATGAATGTGAAAATTGCAAGACAAGATTAAAACCATTACAAGGCGATTGTTGTGTGTATTGCAGTTATGGTACTGTAAAATGCCCGCCAATACAAGCAGGAGATAGCTGTTGTAAATAA
- a CDS encoding helix-turn-helix domain-containing protein, whose translation MNIITVDEEVWKHLNERLKAISEYILKLEDTSYDSLWLNNHEVCQYLHISEKTLWRMRTNGQIAFSKMYGQYYYTIGAIKEMLNANAVQTTDEYVEQLMAKGKSYIEKGRKLKSGNN comes from the coding sequence ATGAATATTATAACAGTTGACGAAGAAGTGTGGAAGCACCTCAACGAACGGTTGAAAGCCATTAGCGAATATATCCTCAAACTGGAAGATACAAGCTACGATAGCTTGTGGCTCAACAACCACGAAGTCTGCCAGTATCTCCACATCAGCGAAAAAACATTATGGCGTATGCGTACCAATGGGCAGATAGCTTTTTCAAAAATGTACGGGCAGTATTACTATACGATTGGTGCGATTAAGGAAATGCTAAACGCTAACGCCGTGCAGACCACGGATGAATATGTTGAGCAGCTTATGGCAAAAGGCAAAAGCTATATCGAAAAAGGCAGAAAGCTGAAATCAGGTAATAATTAA
- a CDS encoding helix-turn-helix domain-containing protein, with the protein MNIDKMEFVAWMERIMDRLDILGNHIDDLQKKRNSIDGEELLDNQDLLQMLKISNRSLQRYRSIGKLPYYTISGKLYYKLSDVHQFIRESFNPPLPKLDANK; encoded by the coding sequence ATGAATATCGACAAAATGGAATTTGTGGCGTGGATGGAACGCATAATGGATAGGCTTGACATTCTCGGCAACCACATAGACGATTTACAAAAGAAGCGTAACAGCATAGACGGTGAGGAATTACTCGATAATCAGGATTTATTGCAAATGCTGAAAATCAGTAACCGTTCCCTGCAACGGTATCGCTCCATAGGCAAGCTCCCTTATTATACCATTAGCGGGAAACTGTATTACAAACTGTCCGATGTGCATCAGTTCATTAGGGAAAGTTTTAACCCGCCCTTGCCTAAACTGGATGCCAATAAGTGA